The window TGGTCTGCACGCTGAACGACCCGCGCGTGCCCGCGATGGCGGCCGAGCTCGGCACCACCCGCACGGCCGCGGCCGTGGAGCTGTGGCGCGACCGGCTCGCCGGCGCGGTCGTCGCCATCGGCAACGCCCCGACGGCGCTGTTCCACCTCCTGGAGATGATCGCGCGCGGCGCGCCGATGCCGGCCGCGGTGATCGGCATGCCGGTCGGCTTCGTCGGCGCGATGGAGTCCAAGGAGGCGCTGCTCGACTTCGGCCGCGTGCCGGCGCTCGTCGTGCGCGGCCGCAAGGGCGGCAGCGCCATGACGGCCGCGGCCGTCAACGCGCTGGCGAGCGACGAGGAATGAGCGGCGGCACCCTCACCGGCGTCGGCCTCGGCCCCGGCGACCCGGAGCTCGTCACCGTCAAGGCCGTGCGGGCCCTGGAGGCTGCGCCGGTCGTCAGCTACTTCGCCAAGCGCGGGCGCCGCGGCAACGCGCGCGCCATCGCGGACGGCTGGCTGCCGGCCGGCGTCGAGGAGCTGCCGCTGCACTACCCCGTGACGGTGGAGATCCCCTTCGATCACCCGGACTACGTCGCGGCCCTGTCCGGCTTCTACGCCGAGGCGGCGGAGCTGCTGGCCGCGCATCTCGCGGCCGGGCGCGACGTGGCGCTGCTGTGCGAGGGCGATCCGCTGTTCTACGGCTCGTTCATGC is drawn from Lichenibacterium dinghuense and contains these coding sequences:
- a CDS encoding precorrin-8X methylmutase gives rise to the protein MTYDYIRDGAAIYAKSFAIVRGEADLRAFDPVEEPVAVRIVHACGMVEAAADIRFTPGAVAAAKAALRAGAPVLCDVRMVADGVTRRRLPAGNDVVCTLNDPRVPAMAAELGTTRTAAAVELWRDRLAGAVVAIGNAPTALFHLLEMIARGAPMPAAVIGMPVGFVGAMESKEALLDFGRVPALVVRGRKGGSAMTAAAVNALASDEE